From the genome of Methanobrevibacter smithii ATCC 35061, one region includes:
- a CDS encoding tyrosine-type recombinase/integrase yields MIATKELSGYLDEYLEEKQEIKNLTSETIKKQTFNINQFISYLENEGIEELDSTNVKKQLRHYRRYCLKGRGNKRTTVKTYMMNILEFINSEEVQEEIQHDPIKMKDIIEVKVEDPETAKKRIEKISLNSQQSNFLLETIELSGNARDYAICSTFLDSGIRLKELVGLNKSDIQVPLDENGFYILPDDVNSYIELHLRAETTKGQSKDRTTFITYDTLASLNDMIYDRITKLRKNTYDVYRPVIQRKKAEAEKTREELFLNQKGKRIGKRAVQEVIKKYAKLSDERIANENIDCPVNYGKNVSVHILRHTALSHYAEILTVAEVQSIAGHSNSQTTDKYIHVDREHIKQKLKLNNMKAM; encoded by the coding sequence ATGATTGCTACAAAAGAACTTTCAGGATATTTGGATGAGTATCTTGAAGAAAAACAAGAGATAAAGAACCTAACCTCAGAAACAATTAAAAAACAAACATTTAATATTAATCAGTTTATCAGTTACCTTGAAAATGAAGGAATTGAAGAACTGGACAGCACAAATGTTAAAAAACAACTAAGACACTACCGTAGATACTGTCTTAAAGGTAGAGGCAATAAAAGGACAACAGTGAAAACATATATGATGAATATTTTAGAATTCATCAACTCTGAGGAAGTTCAAGAAGAAATACAGCATGATCCCATTAAAATGAAGGATATCATTGAAGTTAAAGTCGAAGATCCTGAAACTGCTAAAAAAAGAATTGAAAAAATAAGTTTAAATAGCCAGCAAAGCAATTTCCTACTTGAAACAATAGAATTAAGCGGAAATGCAAGGGATTATGCAATCTGTTCTACATTTCTTGACTCTGGAATTAGGTTAAAAGAGTTGGTTGGACTTAATAAAAGTGATATTCAAGTTCCATTAGATGAAAATGGTTTTTATATCTTGCCTGATGACGTAAATAGCTATATAGAACTACATCTACGTGCAGAAACAACAAAAGGACAGTCTAAAGACCGCACTACATTTATAACCTATGATACATTAGCCAGTCTTAATGATATGATTTATGACCGTATAACAAAACTTAGAAAAAATACTTACGATGTCTACAGACCTGTTATTCAGCGAAAAAAAGCTGAAGCTGAAAAAACTCGTGAAGAACTTTTTTTAAATCAAAAGGGAAAACGTATAGGAAAACGTGCAGTCCAAGAAGTGATAAAAAAGTATGCTAAACTAAGTGATGAGAGAATAGCTAATGAAAATATAGATTGCCCGGTAAATTACGGGAAAAATGTTAGTGTTCATATTCTCAGACACACTGCACTAAGCCATTATGCTGAAATCCTTACAGTAGCAGAGGTTCAAAGTATAGCTGGACACAGCAACAGTCAAACAACTGACAAATATATTCACGTTGACCGTGAGCATATTAAACAAAAATTAAAACTTAATAATATGAAAGCTATGTAA
- a CDS encoding LOG family protein encodes MKITVYLGSHEGSDPFLKEAVRELGVWIAENNHILVYGGSKIGLMGELADSVLNAEGMAIGVEPEFFIDDNLHHENLSELIITSDLQDRKRKMIELGDAFIAFPGGTGTLDEITEIMTKVALKQINAPCIVYNLNGYYDSLKVLLDHMIEMGLSTSDKQEKIYFANNLLEIDGILTDANE; translated from the coding sequence ATGAAAATTACGGTATATCTTGGATCACATGAAGGCAGTGACCCCTTTCTAAAAGAAGCTGTAAGGGAACTTGGTGTGTGGATTGCTGAAAATAATCATATACTTGTTTATGGCGGTTCAAAAATAGGATTGATGGGGGAACTTGCAGACAGTGTTCTGAATGCTGAAGGTATGGCAATTGGTGTTGAACCTGAGTTTTTTATAGACGATAACCTGCACCATGAAAATTTAAGCGAACTTATAATAACCAGTGATTTGCAGGATCGGAAAAGGAAAATGATTGAGCTTGGAGATGCTTTCATTGCTTTTCCGGGAGGTACAGGTACTTTAGATGAAATAACTGAAATAATGACTAAAGTTGCCCTAAAACAGATAAATGCTCCATGTATTGTATATAATCTTAATGGTTATTATGATAGCCTGAAAGTTCTTTTGGACCATATGATTGAAATGGGATTGTCCACATCAGATAAGCAGGAAAAAATCTATTTTGCCAATAATCTTTTGGAAATAGATGGGATTTTAACTGATGCTAATGAATAA
- a CDS encoding ISNCY-like element ISM1 family transposase produces MTKQNKSALNSNIDFIQLKLYDFFDEKIDQEKIISKRLNKTPNFENTNHKLFLDENNTFKYDNPICPVCGSHKIIKKGTIKKNKQNTNGKTTEFKEQQYQCKKCGKKFGIYNNPLIGENKQFLQEIMDKIPGIMKIGYQSLRKISKYFEIFLGIRISHQTIKNWSDKNHEESISNEKFEYSGYYLYDEQFLRLNGTRHYRLTLFDAILNIPVTERIVRRRIPKNTKKFILESTENKPFICLTTDLFPMYRNVADEIEVKHQLCIFHLFQTINHKLKVYCRRNKINGKQRDHIYENAQELKNCFRQNSKKEAIEQFKQYLQKYTAIPVVLKDFIRKHIINHFHRYVEYLDDENIEKTSNKVENYYRQTNPEKIKKIYKTKNGILTFLDYQMQNWTEKHIKIK; encoded by the coding sequence ATGACCAAACAAAACAAATCTGCCCTCAATAGTAATATAGACTTCATACAACTTAAACTTTATGATTTTTTTGATGAAAAAATTGATCAAGAAAAAATTATTTCAAAAAGATTGAATAAAACACCTAATTTTGAAAATACTAATCATAAACTATTTTTAGATGAAAATAATACTTTTAAATATGATAATCCCATTTGTCCAGTTTGTGGAAGCCACAAAATAATCAAAAAAGGCACAATAAAGAAAAACAAACAAAATACTAATGGAAAAACAACAGAATTCAAAGAACAGCAATATCAATGCAAAAAATGTGGAAAAAAATTCGGAATATACAATAATCCATTAATTGGTGAAAATAAACAATTTTTACAAGAAATAATGGATAAAATTCCAGGAATAATGAAAATAGGGTACCAATCACTTCGTAAAATAAGTAAATACTTTGAAATATTCCTTGGAATCAGAATATCTCATCAAACAATCAAGAACTGGTCTGACAAAAATCACGAAGAAAGCATCAGCAATGAAAAATTTGAATATTCTGGCTATTATTTATATGATGAGCAATTTTTAAGACTTAATGGAACTAGACACTACAGATTAACTTTATTTGATGCAATACTCAATATTCCAGTCACAGAACGAATAGTACGTCGCAGAATACCAAAAAACACGAAAAAATTTATCTTAGAATCAACAGAAAATAAACCATTCATTTGCCTAACAACCGATTTATTCCCAATGTATCGTAATGTAGCAGATGAAATAGAAGTAAAACATCAATTGTGCATATTTCATCTGTTTCAAACAATAAACCATAAATTAAAAGTATATTGTAGAAGAAACAAGATTAATGGAAAACAAAGAGACCATATTTACGAAAATGCACAAGAATTAAAAAACTGTTTCAGACAAAACTCAAAAAAAGAAGCAATAGAACAATTTAAACAATATTTACAAAAATATACGGCCATACCAGTTGTTTTAAAAGATTTCATAAGAAAACATATCATAAATCACTTCCACAGATACGTAGAATATCTTGATGATGAAAATATAGAAAAAACATCAAATAAAGTCGAAAATTACTACAGACAAACCAATCCTGAAAAAATAAAGAAAATATACAAAACCAAAAATGGAATCCTGACATTTTTAGACTATCAAATGCAAAATTGGACTGAAAAACACATTAAAATCAAATAA
- a CDS encoding GNAT family N-acetyltransferase — MNFKIIQLSDNICEKTRTQKFLFKQIKKEYGYGYVPEYHKDIINLNEYYINPRKNNLFLAKNSENDEIIATIAVRGYDKKFKEFEGLYNKEDTASIWRLYVDEKYRRLGLATKLFKLVESFSYLNSYKEIYLHTHKNLNGGLNFWKKMGFETTVDTNNDLQTVHMIKKLPKFKLNNVQSGYNLAIESLTLF, encoded by the coding sequence GTGAACTTTAAAATTATTCAACTGTCCGACAATATTTGTGAAAAAACCAGAACTCAGAAGTTTTTATTTAAGCAGATTAAAAAAGAATACGGATACGGATATGTGCCGGAATATCATAAAGACATAATTAATCTAAATGAATACTACATAAATCCTAGAAAAAATAATTTGTTCCTAGCAAAAAATTCTGAAAATGATGAAATAATAGCTACAATAGCTGTAAGAGGCTATGACAAAAAATTCAAAGAATTTGAAGGATTATATAATAAAGAAGATACTGCAAGCATTTGGAGATTATATGTTGATGAAAAATACAGAAGACTGGGTCTTGCAACAAAACTGTTCAAACTAGTAGAATCCTTTAGCTATCTAAACAGCTATAAAGAAATTTATCTCCACACCCATAAAAATTTAAATGGGGGATTAAACTTTTGGAAAAAAATGGGCTTTGAAACAACTGTAGATACAAACAATGACCTTCAGACAGTCCATATGATTAAAAAATTACCTAAGTTCAAACTCAATAATGTTCAATCCGGCTATAACTTAGCTATTGAATCCTTAACTCTTTTTTAA
- a CDS encoding DUF6270 domain-containing protein — MIYNIAVFGSCASRDNFYSGINPDYKKYFNCSISSQRGSIISLMQEPVSFKNQDIQILPENRVNKAGTQFINQDLTKNFLAEVKKFKPDYILIDNYFEVIFGIIKYENCFITNNYWDLPKTKFHTEIKPYTKINMYNDPNTYLKLYKENMGLFLDYIQKESPNSQIILNPVRLGYKILKDDNKIEVNKNFKSNAKNTNKLLKKVDNILKKQKDVITLKIKKERILDENHEWGLGQVHYTQPYYLNILNQLKQISKNDKSLLSKIYELF, encoded by the coding sequence ATGATATACAATATTGCTGTTTTTGGCTCATGTGCAAGTAGAGATAATTTTTACAGTGGCATAAATCCAGATTATAAAAAATATTTTAATTGCTCTATTTCATCACAAAGAGGTTCAATAATAAGTCTTATGCAAGAACCAGTATCCTTTAAAAATCAGGATATCCAAATATTGCCAGAAAATAGGGTGAATAAAGCAGGAACACAATTTATTAATCAAGATTTAACTAAGAACTTTTTAGCAGAAGTAAAAAAGTTTAAACCAGATTATATTTTAATTGATAATTATTTTGAAGTGATTTTTGGTATAATAAAATATGAAAACTGTTTTATTACAAATAATTACTGGGATTTGCCAAAAACAAAATTTCATACTGAAATTAAGCCATACACAAAAATCAACATGTATAATGATCCAAACACTTATCTAAAATTATACAAAGAAAATATGGGCTTATTTTTAGATTATATTCAAAAAGAATCACCAAATTCACAAATAATTTTAAATCCCGTTCGATTAGGTTATAAAATACTTAAAGATGATAATAAGATAGAAGTAAATAAAAATTTTAAATCCAATGCAAAAAACACCAATAAACTTTTAAAAAAAGTAGATAATATATTAAAAAAGCAAAAAGATGTAATCACCCTTAAAATTAAAAAAGAAAGAATACTGGATGAAAATCATGAATGGGGTTTAGGACAAGTACATTATACTCAACCATACTATTTAAACATTTTAAATCAATTAAAACAAATCTCAAAAAATGACAAATCATTATTATCAAAAATTTATGAATTATTTTAA
- a CDS encoding tetratricopeptide repeat protein: MELNPKDKNAIYFKAEAYFALKNYKKALTACDDYLRITSVNVFDSNVYSLKTKILMISDNFEEALAVIDEGLKIHPDDDSIYATKAMILLRHINMMKVLNVSIKL; encoded by the coding sequence TTGGAATTGAATCCTAAAGATAAAAATGCAATATATTTTAAGGCAGAAGCTTACTTCGCACTTAAAAATTATAAAAAAGCTTTAACGGCATGTGATGATTATTTAAGAATCACTTCAGTCAATGTTTTTGATTCAAATGTTTATTCACTTAAGACAAAAATTTTAATGATTTCAGATAACTTTGAAGAAGCATTGGCAGTTATTGATGAAGGTTTGAAAATTCATCCTGATGATGATTCCATTTATGCAACAAAAGCTATGATTTTACTGAGGCACATAAATATGATGAAGGTATTAAATGTGTCAATAAAGCTTTAG
- a CDS encoding SDR family NAD(P)-dependent oxidoreductase, whose protein sequence is MDRLKDKIAIVTGSTSGIGIGIAKLYAAEGAKVVICGRREEKGQAVVDNITKEGGESSYHFFDITNTNSIEKLIDDTAEKYGKIDILVNNAANVALKDGNIDELTIDMWDAIFESDLRGTFYATKCVIPYLQKNENGGSIINIGSMASCGGDLGSTAYACAKSGVDMFTQYTALQYGKDNIRCNCVRPGLIVTPENEANVPEVLRNIFLNNIMVNRYGGPEDIGHMCVYLASDESEYVTGQIVNVDGGLNSHVSTSAQFRELNSRTW, encoded by the coding sequence ATGGATAGATTAAAAGATAAAATAGCTATCGTTACTGGTTCTACAAGTGGTATTGGAATCGGTATTGCTAAATTATATGCTGCAGAAGGTGCTAAAGTAGTTATTTGTGGACGTAGAGAAGAAAAAGGACAAGCAGTTGTTGATAATATTACAAAAGAAGGAGGTGAATCTTCTTACCACTTCTTTGATATTACCAACACAAATAGTATTGAAAAATTAATTGATGATACTGCAGAAAAATATGGAAAAATAGACATTTTGGTAAATAATGCTGCTAATGTAGCTCTAAAAGATGGAAACATTGATGAATTAACAATAGACATGTGGGATGCTATTTTTGAAAGTGATTTACGTGGTACATTCTATGCTACCAAATGTGTGATTCCTTACTTGCAAAAAAATGAAAATGGTGGATCTATTATAAATATTGGATCAATGGCATCATGTGGTGGAGATTTAGGTTCTACTGCGTATGCTTGTGCAAAATCTGGTGTTGATATGTTTACACAATACACCGCACTCCAATATGGTAAAGACAATATCCGTTGTAACTGTGTACGTCCTGGATTAATAGTAACTCCCGAAAATGAAGCAAATGTACCTGAAGTTTTAAGAAATATTTTCTTAAACAATATCATGGTTAATCGTTATGGTGGTCCAGAAGATATTGGGCACATGTGTGTATATCTCGCATCTGATGAAAGCGAATATGTTACTGGTCAAATTGTTAATGTAGATGGTGGTCTTAATTCCCATGTATCTACATCAGCACAATTCAGAGAATTAAACTCTCGTACATGGTAA
- the cas1 gene encoding CRISPR-associated endonuclease Cas1: MKLIIDGYNKTLRKKDNQIVVMEKDNEIYRISANKVSDITIMAKGHITFDALNLMAKNNIKLISINYFGQINYILESPNQNNIVLKKLQYQASENHKGLLISKEFITSKMKNQKSTIKTLNKNKKIKEVKIIENKIKQNIKDFKNFKITLNDNIFTSKNKIMGFEGIASVNYWEAVSLLLPDEINFKKRNQKPENDVVNSMLNYGYAILASEIAKNIVTLGLDPYCGLLHADLKRRQSLIFDLIEEFRQQIVDKTVFKLINTNQINETNIDKRNNSLKLESRKLLAGEIMAKIHSDLTFENEKVTYAKIIENQTKKLVKSLLNNTEYNGFYLNW; this comes from the coding sequence ATGAAATTGATAATTGATGGCTACAATAAAACACTAAGAAAAAAAGACAATCAAATAGTAGTCATGGAAAAAGACAATGAGATATATAGAATTTCTGCAAACAAAGTATCAGATATAACTATAATGGCTAAAGGCCATATAACATTCGATGCATTAAATCTGATGGCAAAAAACAATATTAAATTAATTAGTATCAACTACTTTGGTCAAATCAACTATATTTTAGAGTCTCCAAATCAGAACAATATTGTTTTAAAAAAATTACAATATCAAGCTAGTGAAAATCATAAAGGACTTTTAATTTCAAAAGAATTTATAACATCTAAAATGAAAAACCAAAAATCAACAATTAAAACATTAAATAAAAATAAAAAAATCAAAGAAGTTAAAATAATTGAAAATAAAATTAAACAAAACATAAAAGATTTCAAAAACTTTAAAATAACTCTAAATGACAATATATTCACATCTAAAAATAAAATAATGGGATTTGAAGGAATAGCTTCTGTTAATTACTGGGAAGCAGTAAGTTTGCTGCTGCCTGATGAAATCAATTTCAAAAAAAGAAATCAAAAACCAGAAAATGATGTTGTAAATTCTATGCTAAATTATGGATATGCAATACTTGCTTCAGAAATTGCAAAAAATATTGTAACATTAGGGCTTGATCCATACTGCGGATTATTGCATGCAGATTTAAAAAGAAGACAAAGCTTAATTTTTGATTTAATAGAAGAATTTAGACAACAAATCGTTGATAAAACAGTGTTCAAATTAATAAACACCAACCAAATCAACGAAACAAACATTGATAAAAGAAACAATTCATTAAAATTAGAATCAAGAAAATTATTAGCCGGCGAAATAATGGCCAAAATTCATAGTGATTTGACTTTTGAAAATGAAAAAGTAACTTATGCTAAAATCATTGAAAATCAAACAAAAAAATTAGTAAAATCATTACTTAATAATACGGAATATAATGGGTTTTATTTAAACTGGTAA
- the cas2 gene encoding CRISPR-associated endonuclease Cas2 gives MIKLKILVLFNLKFKKDILKLKRILNYNAFKQISEKTYIGNLDNNEILVLKEKISKIPDENGFIIIIPICGACYNKITYFGKEITLEEEKYKIL, from the coding sequence GTGATAAAATTGAAAATTCTAGTTTTATTTAATTTAAAATTCAAAAAAGATATTTTAAAACTTAAAAGAATCTTAAACTACAATGCATTTAAACAAATAAGTGAAAAAACATATATTGGAAATTTGGATAATAATGAAATACTTGTTTTAAAAGAAAAAATATCTAAAATACCTGATGAAAACGGGTTTATAATTATAATTCCAATATGTGGTGCATGTTATAATAAAATCACATATTTTGGAAAAGAAATAACTCTAGAAGAAGAAAAATATAAGATATTATGA
- a CDS encoding AMP-binding protein — protein MLFSEDTLADFFEKQVERLPDHEFLIYPDRNLRFTYSEFNERANNLAKGLLSIGVGKGDHVGIWAKNVPEWLTFMFATAKIGAVLVTVNTAYKSHELEYILKQSDMKALALTDRFRDNNYIDIIYDLVPELKTCQRGKLTSEKFPCLKHVIHVGQDKHRGMYNTNELLLLGQNQDDVILKEIKKEFDNNDVVNMQYTSGTEGFPKGVMLTSRNILNDGYYIGENMNFSEEDRLCIQVPLFHCFGSVLGVMAVITHGSTIVMLEEFDPLLALSAIQKEKCTAIHGVPTMFIAKLTHPMFDMFDMSSLRTGIMAGSTCPVETMKEVIDKMNMTEITSVYGLTEASPGMTQTNAADTFEKKVNTVGTPFPNVEVKLIDPDTGEDITEVGKKGEIVCRGFNVMKGYYKNPEKTKEVIEDDGFLHSGDLATIDEDGYYSIVGRIKDMIIRGGENIYPREIEEFIYTIDGVQDVQVAGIPDEKYGEIVGAFIIKEEGSDLTEEDVRDYAISKIARYKVPKHVFFVDEFPLTTSGKIQKYKLGDIGLELLKKREN, from the coding sequence ATGTTATTCAGTGAAGATACACTAGCAGATTTTTTTGAAAAACAAGTAGAAAGACTTCCGGACCATGAATTTTTAATTTATCCTGATAGAAACTTGAGATTCACATATTCCGAATTTAATGAAAGGGCTAATAATTTAGCTAAAGGATTATTATCTATTGGTGTTGGAAAAGGGGATCATGTAGGAATATGGGCTAAAAATGTTCCTGAATGGTTGACTTTCATGTTTGCAACAGCTAAAATAGGAGCTGTTTTGGTAACTGTAAATACCGCTTATAAAAGTCATGAACTGGAGTATATTCTTAAACAGTCAGATATGAAAGCTTTAGCATTAACTGACAGATTCAGAGACAATAATTATATTGATATTATTTATGATTTGGTGCCTGAACTTAAAACATGTCAGAGAGGAAAGTTAACTTCAGAAAAATTTCCATGTTTAAAACATGTTATTCATGTAGGTCAGGACAAGCATAGGGGAATGTATAACACTAACGAATTATTATTGTTAGGTCAAAATCAGGATGATGTAATCCTAAAAGAAATCAAAAAAGAATTTGACAATAATGATGTAGTAAACATGCAGTATACCAGCGGTACAGAAGGTTTCCCAAAAGGAGTAATGCTTACCAGCAGAAACATCTTAAATGACGGATATTACATCGGGGAAAATATGAACTTCTCTGAAGAGGACAGATTATGTATTCAGGTACCTTTATTCCATTGTTTCGGTTCAGTTTTAGGAGTCATGGCAGTAATCACACATGGTTCAACTATTGTAATGCTTGAGGAATTTGATCCGCTTTTAGCTCTTTCAGCTATTCAAAAGGAAAAATGTACTGCAATTCACGGTGTTCCGACAATGTTTATTGCAAAATTGACACATCCTATGTTTGATATGTTTGACATGTCATCACTTAGAACAGGAATCATGGCGGGATCAACATGTCCTGTTGAAACCATGAAAGAAGTAATAGACAAAATGAACATGACCGAAATCACCAGTGTATACGGTCTAACAGAAGCATCTCCTGGAATGACACAAACAAATGCAGCAGATACATTTGAGAAAAAAGTAAACACTGTAGGAACTCCTTTCCCGAATGTTGAAGTTAAGCTTATAGATCCGGATACTGGTGAAGATATAACTGAAGTAGGTAAAAAAGGAGAAATAGTCTGCAGAGGATTTAATGTAATGAAAGGATATTATAAAAATCCTGAAAAAACAAAAGAAGTCATTGAAGATGACGGATTTTTACACTCCGGAGACTTGGCTACCATTGATGAAGACGGATACTATTCTATTGTCGGAAGAATTAAAGATATGATTATCCGTGGAGGAGAAAACATCTACCCACGTGAAATCGAAGAGTTCATATATACAATAGACGGAGTTCAGGACGTTCAGGTAGCAGGAATACCTGATGAAAAATACGGTGAAATCGTAGGAGCGTTCATAATAAAAGAAGAAGGCTCAGATTTAACTGAAGAAGATGTAAGGGACTATGCAATAAGTAAAATAGCCAGATATAAAGTTCCAAAACATGTATTCTTTGTTGATGAATTCCCATTGACAACAAGCGGAAAAATCCAAAAATACAAACTGGGAGACATAGGTCTGGAATTACTTAAAAAACGTGAAAATTAA
- a CDS encoding helix-turn-helix domain-containing protein, translating to MPNKNKIGEKIKTLMEVRNVSLDELANDSDVNIELVEKILNGEIIPSLTPLTKIARVLGVRIGTFIDDDEQTGPLVVRKGKSDKVVYFSGDENKTENSNLEFYSLAAGKSDRNMEPFIIDFKVDAEESHELSSHEGEEFLYVLEGTIEVIYGQNNYVLETGDSIYYDSIVSHHVHSSNDETAKILAVIYTPVD from the coding sequence ATGCCTAATAAAAATAAAATTGGAGAAAAAATCAAAACTTTAATGGAAGTTAGAAATGTATCACTTGACGAACTAGCTAATGACAGTGATGTTAACATTGAATTAGTTGAAAAAATATTAAACGGGGAAATTATACCATCTCTTACTCCTTTAACAAAAATAGCTAGAGTACTTGGCGTTAGAATAGGTACTTTTATTGATGATGATGAACAGACAGGACCATTAGTAGTTAGAAAAGGAAAAAGTGACAAAGTAGTATACTTCTCAGGTGATGAAAACAAAACCGAGAACAGTAACCTGGAGTTCTACTCATTGGCTGCCGGAAAAAGTGACAGAAACATGGAACCATTTATCATTGACTTTAAAGTGGATGCTGAAGAAAGCCATGAACTTAGCTCTCACGAAGGTGAAGAATTCCTTTATGTTCTTGAAGGAACAATTGAAGTTATTTATGGTCAAAATAACTATGTTTTAGAAACTGGTGACAGTATTTACTATGATTCAATTGTATCACATCATGTACACAGTTCAAATGATGAAACAGCAAAGATTTTAGCTGTAATATACACACCGGTCGATTAA
- a CDS encoding glutamate synthase-related protein — MKYQCQICGYIHDEEKEGKSFKELEKCPDCKSDVSNFEIMKKDMAYKTYECEVCHYVYDEEKEGQVLVKLGKCPVCGSPLSKFKAIQKTEYRIYQCRICNYIHDEKTEKIPLKDLKECPDCGSDISNFEPAETNENNWLISFPKQYIRNDESVRHMDTIYKLCDSGKPITAPMATELPMPDWDDILILGNQLNPMPLEEDAEVSATTVIGKNAEKPLVIENPVYVSHMSYGALSKESKIALAKGSFKAKTAMCSGEGGILPEVKNEAYKYIFEYVPNKYSVTDENLKTSDAIEIKIGQATKPGMGGLLPGDKVTPEIAKVRGKKAGEDIISPSRFPNINSKKDLKDLVDELRLKSEGRPIGIKIAAGYIENDLEFISYAKPDFITVDGRGGATGASPLLVRDSTSIPTIFALHRARKYLDEHDLDIDLVITGGLRVSSDFAKALAMGADAIAIASASLIAVACQQYRLCDKGQCPVGVATQDKELRSRLKTDIGAKRLTNYLNASLEEIKTFARITGHSDIHDLNVSNLATFNSEISDYTNIKHV, encoded by the coding sequence ATGAAATACCAGTGCCAGATATGCGGTTATATTCATGATGAAGAAAAAGAAGGCAAATCCTTTAAAGAACTTGAAAAATGTCCTGATTGCAAATCAGATGTTTCTAATTTTGAAATAATGAAAAAAGATATGGCCTATAAGACATATGAATGTGAAGTTTGTCATTATGTTTATGATGAAGAAAAAGAGGGTCAGGTACTTGTTAAACTTGGAAAATGCCCGGTATGCGGTTCGCCGCTATCAAAATTCAAAGCAATCCAAAAAACAGAATATAGAATATATCAGTGTAGGATTTGTAATTATATTCATGATGAAAAAACTGAAAAAATACCATTAAAAGACCTTAAAGAATGTCCGGATTGCGGATCAGATATATCTAACTTTGAACCAGCTGAAACAAATGAAAACAATTGGTTAATTTCATTTCCGAAACAGTACATCAGAAATGATGAATCAGTAAGACATATGGACACCATTTATAAGTTATGCGATTCCGGAAAACCCATTACAGCACCAATGGCTACAGAATTGCCAATGCCTGATTGGGATGATATTCTTATTTTAGGAAACCAGTTAAATCCTATGCCTTTAGAAGAAGATGCAGAAGTGTCAGCTACTACGGTAATTGGTAAAAATGCTGAAAAACCTTTAGTTATTGAAAATCCTGTATATGTATCCCACATGTCTTACGGGGCCTTGTCTAAGGAAAGTAAAATTGCTTTGGCTAAAGGAAGCTTTAAGGCTAAAACAGCAATGTGTAGTGGAGAGGGAGGAATACTGCCGGAAGTTAAAAATGAGGCATACAAATACATTTTTGAATATGTTCCGAACAAGTATTCAGTAACTGATGAAAACTTAAAAACTTCAGATGCAATTGAAATTAAAATAGGTCAGGCAACAAAACCTGGAATGGGTGGATTATTGCCTGGTGATAAAGTAACGCCTGAAATAGCCAAAGTAAGAGGTAAAAAAGCAGGTGAAGACATAATATCCCCATCAAGATTCCCGAATATTAATTCTAAGAAAGATTTAAAAGATCTGGTAGATGAATTAAGATTAAAATCTGAAGGCCGTCCGATAGGTATTAAAATAGCTGCAGGATATATTGAAAATGATTTGGAATTTATTAGTTATGCCAAACCTGATTTCATTACAGTTGACGGAAGAGGGGGAGCTACTGGAGCCAGCCCATTATTAGTTAGGGATTCAACAAGTATTCCAACAATATTTGCATTACACAGAGCCAGAAAATATCTGGATGAACATGATTTGGATATTGATCTGGTAATTACTGGTGGTTTAAGAGTTTCCAGTGACTTTGCAAAAGCATTAGCTATGGGAGCAGATGCAATAGCTATAGCTTCAGCCAGTTTAATTGCAGTGGCATGTCAGCAGTACAGATTATGTGATAAAGGGCAATGTCCTGTGGGAGTTGCAACACAGGATAAAGAACTGCGTTCCAGATTAAAAACAGATATTGGAGCAAAAAGATTAACCAATTATCTTAATGCAAGTCTTGAAGAAATTAAAACTTTTGCAAGAATAACAGGACACAGTGATATTCATGATTTGAATGTTTCAAATTTAGCTACATTCAATAGTGAAATATCTGATTATACAAATATTAAACATGTTTAG